A window of the Burkholderia sp. 9120 genome harbors these coding sequences:
- a CDS encoding ThiF family adenylyltransferase, with translation MNTSDLLSVLALSGKHRDQLRRHLFPGDGKEAVAIALCGQAVGTSRSQLLVHEIIEVPYDACRVREPDAVVWSVESVLPALNRAMQRKLTVVKFHSHPGGHPEFSKYDDASDRAFFKAVDDVLDNSDMRASVVMLPDSQFFGRNVQDGILGNPIDMFRIAGDDFEFIRPCDVPRDGEQVPEHAVRLIQTFGEGTYRTLRQLRIGVVGASGTGSIVLEQLARNCVGEVVPVDPDHLERKNLNRILNSRGCDAAAGRSKVDRAREAILAMELGTTVSPLEKDIGEREAILALSECDILFGCVDSVDGRHIVNKIATHFLIPLIDLGVRIDADGKGGVDQVCGAVHTVLPGGSSLISRGVYSQADLDAAFMKKQEPERYKEMAKAGYVRGVNVDRPAVISLNMLVAAYAVNEMLARLTLYRADPNSTFAQRRISLSDPLASSNEGDGEACPAFAKRVGYGTAEPLLGIMGL, from the coding sequence ATGAATACCAGCGACTTGCTCTCGGTACTGGCCTTGTCCGGGAAGCACCGCGACCAGTTGCGCCGTCACCTCTTTCCCGGTGACGGTAAGGAGGCGGTTGCAATCGCATTGTGCGGGCAGGCAGTTGGTACGAGCAGAAGTCAGCTGCTCGTGCATGAAATCATTGAAGTCCCGTACGATGCGTGCCGCGTTCGCGAGCCTGACGCAGTGGTGTGGTCCGTCGAATCGGTGCTCCCGGCTCTCAATCGAGCCATGCAGCGGAAGCTCACCGTCGTCAAGTTTCATAGCCATCCCGGCGGCCACCCGGAGTTTTCGAAATACGACGATGCTTCCGACCGAGCTTTCTTCAAAGCTGTGGACGATGTGCTCGACAATAGCGACATGCGCGCCAGCGTCGTTATGTTGCCGGACAGTCAATTCTTCGGGCGAAACGTCCAAGACGGCATTCTGGGAAATCCAATCGACATGTTCCGCATCGCCGGCGATGATTTTGAATTCATACGCCCCTGCGACGTGCCTCGCGACGGGGAGCAGGTGCCGGAGCACGCTGTGCGACTCATCCAGACATTCGGCGAAGGCACGTATCGGACGCTGCGTCAGTTGCGTATCGGCGTGGTCGGCGCATCTGGCACCGGCAGCATCGTTCTTGAACAACTTGCACGAAACTGCGTGGGTGAAGTCGTACCTGTCGACCCCGACCATCTTGAGCGGAAAAACCTTAATCGCATTCTGAACTCACGCGGTTGTGATGCTGCGGCAGGTCGCAGCAAAGTCGACCGCGCGCGCGAAGCCATTCTTGCGATGGAGCTGGGCACGACGGTCTCCCCGTTGGAAAAAGACATTGGCGAACGCGAAGCAATCCTCGCCTTGTCCGAATGCGACATCCTCTTCGGATGCGTAGATTCAGTTGACGGTCGCCATATCGTTAACAAGATTGCTACGCACTTCCTGATTCCGCTCATCGACCTTGGTGTTCGAATCGATGCGGACGGGAAGGGCGGCGTCGACCAGGTCTGCGGGGCGGTTCACACCGTGCTCCCCGGCGGCTCAAGTCTCATCAGTCGTGGCGTGTACTCGCAAGCCGACCTTGATGCTGCGTTCATGAAAAAGCAGGAACCAGAGCGGTATAAGGAAATGGCAAAGGCTGGATACGTTCGTGGCGTGAACGTGGACCGCCCGGCGGTAATTTCTTTGAACATGCTGGTGGCTGCATACGCGGTCAATGAGATGCTTGCGCGTCTGACGCTGTATCGTGCCGACCCGAACTCAACGTTTGCCCAGCGTCGCATCAGCCTTTCCGACCCACTGGCTAGTAGCAATGAAGGGGACGGCGAAGCCTGCCCAGCTTTTGCGAAACGCGTCGGGTATGGCACAGCGGAACCACTTCTCGGAATCATGGGACTTTAA
- a CDS encoding ImmA/IrrE family metallo-endopeptidase, producing MVGEKTLVILNSSHSPARQASDLMHELAHRIRDHAPEEMSISPEGLMLLNAYDKEQEEEADWLAGTLLLPREALVDIRRQGMSDDEVTAEYGVSKRMYTYRVSMTGLNRQFRQR from the coding sequence GTGGTTGGGGAAAAGACGCTCGTTATTCTGAACTCGTCGCATTCTCCAGCGAGACAGGCGAGTGACCTCATGCATGAGTTGGCTCATCGAATTCGGGACCATGCGCCAGAAGAGATGAGCATCTCGCCGGAAGGGCTCATGCTCCTTAACGCGTACGACAAGGAGCAGGAGGAAGAGGCTGATTGGCTGGCCGGTACGCTTCTCCTGCCGCGCGAGGCTCTTGTCGACATCCGCCGTCAGGGCATGTCGGACGACGAGGTCACTGCGGAGTACGGTGTGAGCAAGAGGATGTACACATACCGCGTCTCGATGACGGGGCTCAACCGCCAGTTCCGCCAAAGGTGA
- the galE gene encoding UDP-glucose 4-epimerase GalE, with product MVMKGTILVTGGAGFIGSHTCVELLNGGYAVVVVDNLVNSNRESLARVEQITGKRVAFYENDSRDKAVLQRIFDTHPITGAIHFAALKAVGESVSKPLEYYDNNLGSLLTLLGVMRDRNVKQFVFSSSATVYGVPETSPIDESFPLSATNPYGQSKLIAEQVLRDLQLADASWRIATLRYFNPVGAHESGLIGEDPGGIPNNLMPYVAQVAVGKLEKLRVFGGDYDTPDGTGVRDYIHVVDLARGHLAALDALVQRDASFVVNLGTGQGYSVLDVVRSFEKASGKPVPYEIVARRPGDVASCFADPAAAERLLGWRAQYGIERMCADHWRWQSTNPAGYA from the coding sequence ATGGTCATGAAAGGCACGATTCTGGTAACCGGCGGCGCGGGCTTTATCGGCTCGCATACGTGCGTGGAATTGTTGAACGGCGGCTACGCTGTGGTGGTGGTCGATAACCTCGTCAACAGTAACCGCGAGTCGCTCGCGCGGGTCGAACAGATCACCGGCAAGCGCGTGGCGTTCTACGAGAACGATTCGCGCGACAAGGCCGTGTTGCAGCGTATTTTCGACACGCATCCGATCACGGGTGCGATCCACTTCGCGGCATTGAAAGCGGTGGGCGAGTCGGTCAGCAAACCGCTCGAGTACTACGACAACAACCTCGGCAGTTTGCTGACGTTGCTCGGCGTGATGCGAGACCGCAACGTGAAGCAGTTCGTGTTCAGTTCGTCGGCCACGGTGTACGGCGTGCCGGAAACCTCGCCGATCGATGAGTCGTTCCCGCTGTCCGCGACCAATCCGTACGGTCAATCGAAGCTGATCGCCGAACAGGTGCTGCGCGATCTGCAGCTAGCGGATGCGTCGTGGCGGATCGCTACGCTGCGTTACTTCAATCCGGTCGGCGCGCATGAAAGCGGGTTGATCGGTGAAGATCCGGGCGGCATTCCGAACAACCTGATGCCGTATGTCGCGCAAGTCGCGGTCGGCAAGCTCGAGAAGCTGCGCGTATTCGGGGGCGACTACGACACGCCGGATGGCACCGGCGTGCGCGATTACATTCACGTGGTCGACCTGGCGCGCGGCCACCTGGCCGCGCTCGATGCGCTCGTGCAGCGCGATGCGAGCTTCGTTGTGAATCTCGGCACGGGGCAGGGCTATAGCGTGCTGGACGTGGTGCGCTCGTTCGAGAAGGCTTCCGGCAAGCCGGTGCCTTACGAGATCGTGGCGCGCCGTCCGGGCGATGTCGCCTCCTGTTTCGCCGATCCGGCCGCCGCCGAGCGGCTGCTCGGCTGGCGCGCGCAATACGGTATCGAACGTATGTGCGCCGACCACTGGCGCTGGCAGTCGACCAATCCCGCCGGTTACGCCTGA
- a CDS encoding endo alpha-1,4 polygalactosaminidase encodes MFQLFLGPLRRAARACLAIELRRAGCRRLRWRGAVVVVAAGLLAACGGGGGGSGGAASGAATAGSATPSGGSTATPTPPASINTPATPAPVIAAARTLPVAPVWAVYYGDASGLTLSQVASTFKLIVIDADPGTGTPAFSAAQIAALKANGAKVLSYLNLGACEKSRTYWSTVPSGFVSCGANTAAQLGKYSGFPEYWMNPANADYQNLIVNYVAPRLAATGVDGFMLDNFEIVGHGTNTSAGPCDATCAQGGLDLVKQLRDRFPNLALVPNAAPVQVINGSSGGVAFPWLIDGVLAEQVYLPSVSTSLVQQLQSWQSTEQNLGRSGFFVGSLDYTSSCTASSSAQTAWTAARQAGFSPSISTEALDSICWWSFLTSGS; translated from the coding sequence ATGTTTCAGCTTTTCCTTGGCCCCTTGCGCCGGGCTGCCCGCGCGTGTCTTGCCATCGAGCTGCGTCGCGCGGGTTGTCGCAGGTTGCGTTGGCGCGGCGCGGTGGTTGTCGTTGCGGCGGGTTTGCTGGCCGCGTGCGGCGGCGGTGGCGGCGGTTCGGGCGGGGCCGCGTCGGGCGCCGCGACCGCCGGGTCGGCGACGCCTTCCGGCGGCAGCACCGCTACGCCGACGCCCCCTGCCTCGATCAACACACCGGCCACGCCCGCGCCCGTGATCGCGGCGGCGCGTACGCTGCCGGTCGCGCCGGTTTGGGCCGTGTATTACGGCGATGCGAGCGGGCTCACCCTCAGCCAGGTGGCGTCGACCTTCAAGCTGATCGTGATCGACGCGGACCCCGGCACCGGCACGCCGGCGTTCTCCGCCGCGCAGATCGCGGCATTGAAGGCTAACGGCGCGAAAGTGTTGAGCTACCTGAATCTCGGCGCCTGCGAGAAATCGCGCACCTACTGGAGCACGGTGCCGTCCGGTTTCGTGTCGTGCGGCGCGAATACCGCCGCGCAACTCGGCAAATATTCGGGCTTCCCGGAGTACTGGATGAATCCCGCCAACGCCGACTATCAGAACCTGATCGTGAATTACGTCGCGCCGCGTCTCGCGGCCACCGGCGTGGACGGCTTCATGCTGGATAACTTCGAGATCGTCGGACACGGCACCAATACGTCGGCCGGTCCGTGCGACGCCACCTGCGCGCAAGGCGGCCTCGATCTCGTCAAGCAACTGCGCGACCGTTTCCCGAATCTGGCGTTGGTGCCTAACGCGGCGCCGGTGCAGGTCATCAACGGGAGCAGCGGTGGGGTGGCGTTTCCGTGGCTGATCGACGGTGTGCTCGCGGAGCAGGTCTATCTGCCGTCGGTGAGCACGTCGCTCGTGCAGCAGTTGCAGTCGTGGCAAAGCACGGAGCAGAACCTCGGGCGCAGCGGTTTTTTCGTCGGCTCGCTCGACTACACGTCGTCATGCACGGCGTCGTCGAGCGCGCAAACCGCGTGGACGGCGGCGCGTCAGGCGGGGTTTAGTCCGTCGATTTCGACCGAGGCGCTGGACAGTATCTGCTGGTGGTCGTTTCTGACTTCCGGTAGCTAG
- the glmS gene encoding glutamine--fructose-6-phosphate transaminase (isomerizing) — protein MCGIVGAVAQRNIVPVLIEGLRRLEYRGYDSCGVAVLADGGPRRARSTARVADLETQTLDTQLEGGTGVAHTRWATHGAPVTDNAHPIFSKDELALVHNGIIENYEPLREMLRGKGYVFVSQTDTEVVAHLVHSLYRGNLFAAVREAVTHLEGAYAIAVEHKDHPSLVVGARQGSPLVVGLGDGENFLASDALALAGTTERFIFLEEGDVCELTLAGVRIIGRDGADAQREVRVVTAYGGGVELGPYRHFMQKEIFEQPRAIADTVPQGDSFDAALFGERAAAEFAGIDSLLILACGTSYYSGLTAKYWLESIAKIPTQVEIASEYRYRESVPNPKALVVVISQSGETADTLAALKHAQSLGHTHTLSVCNVATSAMVRLTSLSFHTHAGREIGVASTKAFTTQLVALFVLAVTLGKIRGAVSASDETDYVRQLRHLPAALNAVLALEPQIIGWAEKFAAKESALFLGRGVHYPIALEGALKLKEISYIHAEAYPAGELKHGPLALVTDAMPVVTIAPNDALLEKLKSNLQEVKARGGELYVFADADTRISSEAGIHVIRMPEHYGPLSPILHVVPLQLLAYHTACARGTDVDKPRNLAKSVTVE, from the coding sequence ATGTGCGGCATTGTCGGCGCGGTAGCGCAACGTAACATCGTACCGGTCCTGATCGAAGGACTGCGACGCCTCGAATATCGCGGCTACGACTCCTGCGGTGTCGCCGTGCTGGCCGATGGCGGTCCGCGTCGCGCGCGCAGCACCGCGCGCGTCGCCGACCTCGAAACGCAAACGCTCGACACGCAGCTCGAAGGCGGCACGGGCGTTGCACATACGCGCTGGGCGACGCACGGCGCGCCGGTGACGGACAACGCGCATCCGATTTTCTCGAAGGACGAGTTGGCGCTGGTGCATAACGGCATCATCGAAAACTATGAGCCGTTGCGCGAGATGCTGCGTGGTAAGGGCTATGTTTTCGTTTCACAGACCGATACCGAAGTGGTCGCGCATCTCGTGCATAGCCTTTATCGCGGCAACCTGTTCGCAGCGGTTCGCGAGGCGGTGACGCACCTGGAAGGCGCTTACGCGATTGCGGTGGAGCACAAGGATCATCCGTCGCTCGTGGTCGGCGCGCGCCAGGGGTCGCCGCTGGTGGTTGGGCTGGGCGACGGCGAGAATTTTCTCGCTTCCGACGCGCTCGCGCTGGCCGGCACGACCGAGCGTTTCATCTTCCTCGAAGAGGGCGATGTCTGTGAGTTGACGCTGGCGGGTGTGCGGATTATCGGCCGCGACGGTGCCGATGCGCAGCGCGAAGTGCGCGTGGTGACAGCGTATGGCGGTGGGGTTGAACTCGGGCCGTACCGTCACTTCATGCAGAAGGAAATCTTCGAGCAGCCGCGCGCGATTGCCGACACGGTTCCGCAAGGCGATTCGTTCGATGCGGCGCTGTTCGGCGAGCGGGCGGCGGCTGAGTTTGCTGGCATCGACAGTTTGTTGATTCTGGCGTGCGGCACGAGCTATTACTCGGGGCTGACCGCGAAATATTGGCTTGAGTCGATCGCGAAGATTCCGACTCAGGTCGAGATTGCCAGCGAATACCGTTACCGTGAGTCGGTGCCGAATCCGAAGGCGCTGGTGGTGGTGATTTCGCAATCCGGTGAGACAGCGGATACGCTGGCTGCGTTGAAGCATGCGCAGTCGCTTGGGCATACGCATACGCTGTCGGTGTGCAATGTGGCGACGAGTGCGATGGTGCGGCTGACGTCGTTGTCGTTTCATACGCACGCGGGACGTGAGATTGGGGTGGCGTCGACCAAGGCGTTTACTACGCAGTTGGTGGCTTTGTTCGTGCTCGCCGTTACGTTGGGGAAGATTCGCGGTGCGGTGAGCGCGAGCGATGAGACTGATTACGTGCGTCAGTTGCGTCATCTGCCGGCGGCGTTGAATGCGGTGCTCGCGCTGGAGCCGCAGATTATCGGGTGGGCGGAGAAGTTTGCTGCCAAGGAGAGTGCGCTGTTTCTCGGACGCGGTGTGCATTATCCGATCGCGTTGGAAGGGGCGCTTAAGCTTAAGGAGATCTCCTATATTCATGCCGAGGCTTATCCGGCTGGGGAGCTTAAGCATGGGCCGCTCGCGCTGGTTACCGATGCGATGCCGGTGGTGACGATTGCGCCGAATGATGCGCTGCTTGAGAAGCTGAAGTCGAATCTGCAGGAAGTGAAGGCGCGAGGTGGGGAGCTTTATGTGTTTGCCGATGCGGATACGCGGATTAGTAGCGAGGCGGGGATTCATGTGATCCGGATGCCGGAACACTATGGGCCGCTGTCGCCGATTCTGCATGTGGTGCCGCTGCAGTTGCTGGCTTATCACACGGCTTGTGCGCGGGGGACGGATGTGGATAAGCCGAGGAATCTGGCGAAGTCGGTGACGGTGGAGTGA
- a CDS encoding helix-turn-helix transcriptional regulator codes for MEHVKMELLAQHILQRRDGRGIREAAKEVGISPATLSRVENRKIPDLETFGKICAWLGEDPAAFLGLVPATSSATRALVHFKKEVAIKPESAMALSEMIVLAQAALLKEEV; via the coding sequence ATGGAACACGTGAAGATGGAACTTCTGGCCCAGCACATACTTCAGCGCCGAGATGGTCGGGGCATCCGCGAGGCAGCCAAGGAGGTCGGCATTAGCCCGGCCACACTCTCCCGAGTTGAAAACAGGAAGATTCCGGACCTCGAAACGTTTGGGAAAATATGCGCGTGGTTAGGAGAAGACCCCGCAGCCTTTCTCGGCTTGGTGCCTGCAACCTCGTCAGCGACGCGCGCCTTAGTTCATTTCAAGAAGGAAGTCGCGATAAAACCCGAGAGCGCAATGGCTCTGAGCGAGATGATTGTTCTGGCTCAGGCGGCGCTCCTAAAAGAAGAGGTCTGA
- the pelG gene encoding exopolysaccharide Pel transporter PelG, with amino-acid sequence MAGIGFELRKIMRRDTLMGVARAYAYAGLISSGPLILSIFGILIIGLISLTSVIPTFAIVQFQVSVTYLIALSLILTGPLQLSFTRFISDRLFEKRDDLVLSNYNGVVLVSSLLAAAVAVIAMLVGFRSEPLIYRLLMITGFVVVSNIWIAVIFLSSVKQYRQILLVFFVGYACVVCLALALNGYGLVGLLGGFVAGHIVLLAGLSGLIYRNYRSERFISFEVFERRFAYPSLALVGLLFNIGVWLDKFMFWYSPGTGTRVIGPLHASVIYDIPIFIAYVCVMPGMATFLVRIEADFVEYYDAFYNAVRSGATLRHINEMRDMMVGSVRAGLYEIIKVQTIVLLLIIAFGERVLASLGISPLYLPLLVVDVVSASLQVLLLGLLNVFFYLDGRRMVLRLTAGFVLLNGLFTGITLRLGPDYYGYGFALALLVVVVASVKVLDRKFMSLEYETYMLRG; translated from the coding sequence CAGCTCAGGGCCGCTGATTCTGTCGATCTTCGGCATTCTGATTATCGGTTTGATCAGTCTGACGTCGGTGATACCGACCTTCGCGATCGTGCAGTTCCAGGTGTCGGTTACGTATCTGATCGCGTTGAGCCTGATCCTGACCGGGCCGTTGCAACTGTCGTTCACGCGCTTCATTTCGGACCGGCTGTTCGAGAAGCGCGACGATCTGGTGCTGTCGAACTATAACGGCGTGGTGCTGGTGTCGTCGCTGCTGGCGGCCGCGGTCGCCGTGATCGCGATGCTGGTCGGGTTTCGCAGCGAGCCGCTGATCTACCGTCTGTTGATGATCACGGGCTTCGTGGTGGTCAGCAATATCTGGATCGCCGTCATTTTCCTGTCCAGCGTGAAGCAGTACCGGCAGATTCTGCTGGTGTTCTTCGTCGGCTATGCGTGCGTGGTGTGTCTCGCGCTGGCGTTGAACGGCTATGGGCTGGTCGGTCTGCTCGGCGGATTCGTGGCGGGGCATATCGTGCTGCTGGCCGGCCTGTCGGGGCTGATCTATCGCAACTACCGCTCCGAGCGGTTCATTTCGTTCGAAGTGTTCGAGCGCCGTTTCGCCTATCCGAGTCTGGCGCTGGTCGGGCTGCTGTTCAATATCGGCGTGTGGCTCGACAAGTTCATGTTCTGGTATTCGCCGGGCACGGGCACCCGCGTGATCGGGCCGCTGCATGCGTCGGTGATTTACGACATTCCGATTTTTATCGCGTATGTGTGCGTGATGCCGGGCATGGCGACCTTCCTCGTGCGGATCGAAGCGGATTTCGTCGAGTATTACGACGCGTTCTACAACGCGGTGCGCAGCGGCGCTACGCTGCGCCATATCAACGAAATGCGCGACATGATGGTCGGCAGCGTGCGCGCCGGCCTGTACGAGATCATCAAGGTGCAGACTATCGTGCTGTTGCTGATCATCGCCTTCGGCGAGCGCGTGCTGGCTTCGCTCGGCATTTCGCCGCTGTATCTGCCGCTGCTCGTCGTCGACGTGGTATCGGCGAGTCTGCAGGTGCTGCTGCTCGGACTGCTCAACGTGTTCTTCTATCTGGACGGACGGCGCATGGTGCTGCGGCTCACCGCCGGGTTCGTGCTGCTGAACGGACTGTTCACCGGCATCACGCTCAGGCTCGGTCCCGACTACTACGGCTACGGTTTCGCGCTCGCGTTGCTGGTCGTGGTGGTGGCTTCCGTGAAAGTGCTCGATAGAAAATTCATGTCATTGGAATACGAAACGTATATGTTGCGGGGTTGA
- a CDS encoding DUF6527 family protein has protein sequence MANLFEGLWKKAVAYYDSMRGRYRVVAVEELPDLLVSKTVYAVGEGGHYWLAALKCPCGCGDTIQLSMMQEQRPRWTLVEKDMRFPTLAPSVDRTVGCKSHFFVRGGRIQWCQ, from the coding sequence ATGGCGAATCTTTTCGAGGGCCTGTGGAAGAAGGCGGTCGCATATTACGATTCGATGCGCGGCCGTTACCGCGTAGTTGCTGTCGAAGAACTGCCGGACCTGCTTGTATCAAAGACAGTGTATGCAGTCGGTGAGGGCGGCCATTACTGGCTTGCAGCGCTGAAGTGCCCGTGCGGGTGTGGTGACACCATCCAGTTGTCGATGATGCAGGAGCAGCGTCCGCGGTGGACCTTGGTCGAGAAGGATATGCGTTTTCCTACCTTAGCCCCATCGGTCGACCGCACGGTTGGATGCAAGAGCCACTTCTTTGTCAGAGGCGGGAGGATTCAGTGGTGTCAATAA
- a CDS encoding multiubiquitin domain-containing protein — MSATEQRIEEVVIVEAVGRSGEVILEIIDIEMFVREKKPVPHAHKYRIRIDKAHYVVDVQHMTGEQILGLAGKSSTGWLLSEKVHGQMRPVAPNQTVDFAAHGVERFATIPKEVQEGEGPVRADFTVLDEDREYLDSRGYVWEAIVQPDAKRIVVRGFQPPAGFTPAVVDMFVILPAGYPDTQIDMVYFHPLLSRADGKQIRALITNTFEGKVWQGWSRHRTANSPWRQGIDNVGTHLMLVDDFLRAEILK, encoded by the coding sequence ATGTCTGCAACTGAGCAACGTATTGAAGAAGTCGTAATCGTCGAGGCGGTCGGCCGCAGCGGCGAGGTAATCCTCGAAATCATTGATATTGAGATGTTTGTGCGCGAAAAGAAGCCGGTGCCGCACGCTCACAAGTACCGGATTCGCATCGACAAAGCGCACTACGTGGTCGATGTGCAGCATATGACCGGGGAGCAGATTCTCGGCTTGGCCGGCAAATCCAGCACCGGCTGGTTGCTGTCGGAAAAGGTCCACGGGCAGATGCGGCCCGTTGCTCCTAATCAGACTGTGGACTTCGCCGCGCATGGCGTCGAGCGCTTTGCGACGATTCCAAAAGAGGTTCAGGAAGGCGAAGGTCCCGTGCGCGCCGACTTCACGGTGCTGGATGAAGACCGGGAGTACCTCGACAGCCGGGGATACGTTTGGGAAGCCATCGTCCAGCCCGACGCGAAGCGCATCGTAGTGCGTGGTTTTCAGCCCCCGGCCGGATTCACGCCAGCGGTGGTCGACATGTTCGTGATTCTGCCGGCCGGCTATCCCGACACTCAGATTGATATGGTGTATTTCCACCCGCTGCTTTCGCGCGCGGACGGCAAGCAAATCCGAGCGTTGATTACCAATACGTTCGAAGGAAAGGTCTGGCAGGGGTGGTCCCGGCATCGCACTGCAAATAGCCCGTGGCGCCAAGGAATCGACAACGTCGGCACCCATCTGATGTTGGTGGACGATTTTCTTCGCGCGGAGATTCTGAAATGA
- a CDS encoding endo alpha-1,4 polygalactosaminidase, with the protein MAQHDDDRRFSLRHLLGLISRFARMAAFGALASVAHAQDAVSTPAGPSIALFYGANPPVDELARFDVVVVEPDARFDPRAHRKTHPAWFAYVSVGEVNPDRTYLSAMPSTWLPAVNEAWASHVVDQTAPEWPAFFVDKVIAPLWKKGYRGFFLDTLDSYQLIAKTDTARAAQEAGMIRVIRAIKSRYPKARLIFNRGFEILPQVHDLAYVVAFESLYRGWDASKQAYTEVPQADRDWLLGKAATIREQYRLPVLSIDYCDPADTACGPATAARIAADGIVPYVTDGDLATVGVGPAEQP; encoded by the coding sequence TTGGCTCAGCACGATGACGACCGGCGCTTTTCATTGCGCCACTTACTAGGCCTGATTAGCCGCTTCGCACGCATGGCCGCGTTCGGCGCGCTGGCGTCGGTGGCGCATGCGCAAGACGCGGTGAGCACGCCGGCGGGGCCTTCGATCGCGCTGTTCTATGGCGCGAATCCGCCGGTCGATGAATTGGCGCGCTTCGATGTGGTCGTGGTCGAGCCCGATGCGCGGTTCGATCCGCGCGCTCATCGGAAAACGCATCCCGCGTGGTTCGCCTATGTCAGCGTCGGCGAGGTGAACCCGGATCGCACTTATTTAAGCGCGATGCCGAGCACGTGGCTGCCGGCAGTCAACGAGGCGTGGGCTTCGCACGTGGTCGACCAGACGGCGCCCGAGTGGCCCGCGTTTTTCGTCGACAAGGTGATCGCGCCGTTGTGGAAAAAGGGCTATCGCGGCTTCTTCCTCGACACGCTCGACTCCTATCAGCTGATCGCTAAAACCGACACCGCGCGCGCCGCGCAGGAAGCCGGCATGATCCGCGTGATCCGCGCGATCAAGTCGCGTTATCCGAAAGCCAGGCTCATTTTCAACCGCGGTTTCGAGATCTTGCCGCAGGTCCACGATCTCGCCTACGTGGTCGCGTTCGAGTCGCTGTATCGCGGCTGGGACGCGAGCAAGCAGGCTTATACCGAGGTGCCGCAAGCCGACCGCGACTGGCTGCTCGGGAAGGCCGCGACGATCCGCGAGCAATACCGGCTGCCGGTGCTGTCGATCGACTATTGCGATCCCGCCGACACCGCATGCGGACCCGCCACGGCGGCGCGTATCGCGGCGGACGGGATCGTGCCGTACGTCACCGACGGCGATCTCGCCACGGTCGGCGTGGGTCCGGCCGAACAGCCGTGA